The genomic interval CACCCGGCGCTCACCACGCAGCACCACCGGGTCGCCCCCCACAGCCCGCCGGGCCGCAGGACCGACCTGCACACACACCCGGCGTACGAAGGGCCCCTCGGGGCCACGAGGAAGAAGAAGGAATGATGATGAACACGAAGAACACTGAGGTCCCCCGCCAGGCTGCCGAGCGCGAGCTGAGCGCGGCCCAGGCCGAGCTGTCCTCTCTGGACGCTACCGCCTCCCCCTCCCGCCTGGAGCGCGCCCTGGAGCGCGTGAAGGCGGCGCGTAACGCCCTGGCCCTGGCCGCCTGAGGACGGGTGGGCACAACGCCCAACCACGCACACGCAGCGGGTCCCCGCTCCCACCGGGAGCGGGGACCCGCGCTCCGTCCCGCCCCACCGTCGGGCACAGCGTGCCGACGGCGACGAACGGGTTATCGTCTGAAGCCACCGCCCTGCCCACCGCCACTCAACTGCCCACAGCCTCTGCCCCACCCACAGACCGCTTAGCTGGAGGAGACCGAGATGCCCAGGCTCGCCGTCGGCGACACCGCCCCTGACTTCACTCTGACCGACGCCACCGGCTCCGAGGTCCGCCTGGCGGCCCTGCGCGAGAAGGCCGACCGCGGCGTCGTCGTCTACTTCTATCCGCGCGCCTCCACCCCCGGCTGTACGAAGGAGGCCTGCGACTTCCGCGACTCCCTGGCCGCGTGGCGCGCCGCAGGCTACGAGGTCGTCGGCATCTCACCCGACTCGCAGGCGGCGCTGGCCCGCTTCGCCGAGAAGGAGTCACTGCCCTTCCCACTGCTGTCGGACCCCGACCACGTCGTCATGGAGGCATGGGGCGCCTGGGGCGAGAAGAAGAACTACGGGCGCGTGGTCACCGGAGTCATCCGCTCCACCGTCGTCGTCGACGTCGAGGGCACGGTGACGCTCGCCTCCTACAACGTCAAGGCCACCGGGCACGTCGAGCGCCTGCGCACCCAGCTGGCGGTCGACTGAGCCGACCATCATGGTGTGGCGAGGCCCCGGGGTACGCCCCCGGGGCCTCGCCACGCTGTTGTCCTGCCGTGTCCTGGCGCAGCGGGCGGCTCACTCCCCTGGGAAGACGACGCCGAGCGCCTCGCGCACGTCGTCCATCATCATCATGACCTCAGCGGTCGCGAACCAGGGCATGACGCTCGACTCGGTGCGCCCACCCTTGACACAGCGAGCGACCTCCGCCACCTCGAACTGGAAGCCGCCGGGAACGGTGGCGTCCCACGCGACCGTGTCCACGCCGTCGGCTCCACAACGCGACAGGCTCACCGGAGCGGGGCGGTAGAACCACGAATCGAGGGTGAGCCGGGCCGTCGAGCCGATGACCTCCGCTGTGTTCTGGCCCGCGGCGTCCATGCCCGAGGAGGCGACGGCGATGAGGCCGTCGTAGCCCATGACGCTGACCTCCTCCAGGTCCAGGCCCTGGGCGTTGAGGCGGCCGGTGACGCTCTGGTTCAGGGGCACGCCGAGCATGGAGTGGATGAAGCTGAGCGGGTAGACGCCCAGGTCCAGCAGCGCGCCGCCGGCGAGCTCGGGGCTCGCCATGCGCTCGAGGTGGAGGAGGGACTGGAAGTGGTCGGCACGCACGTGGCGGATCTGGCCCAGGGCGCCTGAGGTCACGAGCCTATGAGTCAGACGGTGGCCGGGCAGGAAGCGCGTCCACATGGCCTCCATGGCGAACAGGCCGCGCTCGCGTGCCGTCTCGAGGACGCGCCGGGCCTGAGCGGTGTTGACGGTGAAGGGCTTCTCGACGAGGACGGGCTTACCGGCTTCGAGGGCCATGAGGGCGTGCTCGGCGTGAAAGGCGTGCGGGGTGGCGACGTAGACCGCCTCGACCTCGTCGTTGGTGACCAGCTCCTCGTAGGAGCCGTGGGCCCGGGCGGTGCCGCCCTTGGCGGTGGCGGGGCGGGCGTCGATGAAGGCCTGGGCCTTGTCGCGATCGCGCGAGCCGACGGCGGCGATGATGCCGGAGGAGAAGTTGGGGACGTCGGTGGCGAAGGTGCCGGCGATGGTGCCGGCA from Actinomyces respiraculi carries:
- a CDS encoding Gfo/Idh/MocA family protein; the encoded protein is MARTDAPGTRTTELLPSVPAAFTEALDAVGASFDLTTDVPEPQDAPPLRWGILGAGTIAGTFATDVPNFSSGIIAAVGSRDRDKAQAFIDARPATAKGGTARAHGSYEELVTNDEVEAVYVATPHAFHAEHALMALEAGKPVLVEKPFTVNTAQARRVLETARERGLFAMEAMWTRFLPGHRLTHRLVTSGALGQIRHVRADHFQSLLHLERMASPELAGGALLDLGVYPLSFIHSMLGVPLNQSVTGRLNAQGLDLEEVSVMGYDGLIAVASSGMDAAGQNTAEVIGSTARLTLDSWFYRPAPVSLSRCGADGVDTVAWDATVPGGFQFEVAEVARCVKGGRTESSVMPWFATAEVMMMMDDVREALGVVFPGE
- the bcp gene encoding thioredoxin-dependent thiol peroxidase, translating into MPRLAVGDTAPDFTLTDATGSEVRLAALREKADRGVVVYFYPRASTPGCTKEACDFRDSLAAWRAAGYEVVGISPDSQAALARFAEKESLPFPLLSDPDHVVMEAWGAWGEKKNYGRVVTGVIRSTVVVDVEGTVTLASYNVKATGHVERLRTQLAVD